A genome region from Etheostoma cragini isolate CJK2018 chromosome 4, CSU_Ecrag_1.0, whole genome shotgun sequence includes the following:
- the fam83c gene encoding protein FAM83C produces the protein CGCVSFCSFTWLSAQVHSNMVMHFSGRIADSFDREFRSLYADSQIIGCFSNPEEEGGMPYYPSYQALMGPVMGLAPGLGLDLLSDSRQRDRVCSENSSSQSSNSVSSVKAAPGMASNTVYKVTQAHDSKPNNNPRVSPERRGGTLTSPSHLTTGHRVSANRGANHNTGMERPPPPYGQQMGIEWNKHNANIGGATSKLQGLGLYEHKGGMFHGTGTPVSNMTPRTQTPSPGNNGTPKPRTPSNQFFNKLTDIFLPTSSKETYNFRRPPSPLGNPSWGGPDLSQNEPESQQSPPPPLSPVVVMSRDDQKRMTLGHSKLDLVNQYNKLKNRQVYSRFELKPTNAVPEGDFIGN, from the exons TGCGGTTGTGTGTCCTTCTGCAGCTTCACCTGGCTGTCGGCGCAGGTGCACAGCAACATGGTGATGCACTTCTCCGGCCGCATCGCCGACAGCTTCGACCGGGAGTTCCGCTCTCTGTACGCCGACTCGCAGATCATCGGCTGCTTCTCCAATccggaggaggagggggggatgCCCTACTACCCCTCGTACCAGGCCCTGATGGGCCCGGTCATGGGCCTCGCCCCGGGCCTGGGGCTGGACTTACTCTCCGACAG CCGGCAGAGGGACCGGGTTTGCTCTGAAAACTCCAGCAGCCAATCAAGTAACAGCGTGTCCAGCGTGAAGGCGGCGCCCGGGATGGCGTCTAACACGGTCTACAAGGTCACTCAGGCTCACGACTCCAAGCCCAACAACAACCCTCGCGTTAGCCCCGAGAGGCGAGGCGGAACCCTGACCTCCCCGAGTCACCTCACAACGGGGCACCGAGTCTCAGCTAACAGGGGAGCCAATCACAACACGGGGATGGAGCGCCCGCCGCCGCCCTACGGTCAGCAAATGGGCATTGAGTGGAACAAGCACAACGCAAATATAGGCGGCGCCACCTCCAAGCTCCAGGGGTTGGGGTTGTACGAGCACAAAGGGGGCATGTTCCACGGCACCGGCACCCCCGTCTCAAATATGACCCCCAGGACACAGACGCCGTCGCCGGGCAACAATGGCACCCCCAAACCGAGGACTCCCTCCAACCAGTTCTTCAACAAACTCACAGATATATTCCTGCCGACTTCCAGCAAAGAGACGTACAACTTCCGGAGGCCGCCGTCCCCTCTCGGCAACCCTTCCTGGGGGGGTCCGGACCTGTCACAAAACGAGCCGGAGAGCCAGCAGAGCCCGCCGCCGCCACTGTCTCCGGTCGTGGTGATGAGCCGGGACGACCAGAAGCGAATGACGCTGGGTCACAGCAAGCTGGACTTGGTGAACCAGTACAACAAGCTGAAGAACCGGCAGGTGTACAGCCGCTTCGAGCTCAAGCCCACCAACGCAGTTCCAGAGGGAGATTTCATCGGAAACTGA